A single region of the Lotus japonicus ecotype B-129 chromosome 4, LjGifu_v1.2 genome encodes:
- the LOC130710709 gene encoding uncharacterized protein LOC130710709, with translation MKTQTTYGNDIPFGGKVVVLGGDFRQILPVISKSSRSEIVGSAVNSSYLWKYCTVLKLTTNMRLQNASSTASADEIREFSDWILRVGDGTAKTIDEDDSTFEIPSDLLITSCDDPLLSLVNFAYPNFVIKLSNYSYFEERAILAPTLDSVEQVNNFMLSLIPGEEREYLSYDTPCRSDQDSEINPEWVTTEFLNDIQCSGIPNHKIVLKKGVPIMLPEILVTLLDCVMVLE, from the coding sequence ATGAAGACACAAACAACTTATGGTAATGATATTCCATTTGGCGGTAAGGTTGTTGTGTTAGGAGGCGACTTTAGGCAGATTCTCCCTGTCATTTCGAAAAGTAGCCGATCTGAAATTGTGGGATCTGCAGTAAACTCATCTTATTTGTGGAAATATTGCACAGTATTGAAATTAACCACAAATATGAGGTTACAAAATGCTTCTTCTACTGCTTCTGCTGATGAAATAAGGGAATTTTCTGATTGGATTCTTCGAGTTGGAGATGGGACTGCCAAGACCATTGACGAAGATGATTCGACATTTGAGATTCCTTCAGATTTGTTGATTACTTCATGTGACGATCCATTGCTTTCATTAGTCAATTTTGCCTACCCAAATTTTGTGATTAAGCTGAGTAATTATTCATACTTTGAAGAAAGAGCAATCCTTGCTCCCACTCTTGACAGTGTAGAACAAGTTAATAACTTCATGTTATCATTGATTCCCGGTGAAGAAAGAGAGTACTTAAGCTATGACACCCCATGTAGGTCTGATCAAGATTCAGAGATTAATCCAGAATGGGTTACGACTGAATTTTTGAATGACATTCAATGCTCAGGTATTCCAAATCATAAGATTGTATTGAAAAAGGGTGTCCCAATTATGCTCCCCGAAATCTTGGTCACGCTGCTGGATTGTGTAATGGTACTCGAATGA